From one Ignisphaera cupida genomic stretch:
- the gapN gene encoding NADP-dependent glyceraldehyde-3-phosphate dehydrogenase, producing MHPFKPLSNVFEDVFSERNGMVYFKTYLAGEWVDSGEYLDVRTPIDLSVIAKVSRLSWSLVDKTLSKVYGSGRWSARDLPGWRRLEILEKAAQKIEELKEDFIQALILNAGKTRSQAQGEVTASIDRLRAADLDARKVFGEYMPGDWDQTTVETEAIVRREPVGVVLAIIPFNYPLFDTVSKIVYSFIAGNAVVVKPPSADPLPVLLLAKVLEISGFPKDAFAVITIPGSESDKLVADNRIGVISFTGSSETGRKVIEKAGIKQFVMELGGGDPAIVLSDADLELAAERVAAGIYSYAGQRCDAVKLILVEEPIYQKFKEILVKELSKVKVGDPREQSTTMGPLIDSKTVDEMINAIEDAVKLGGSIVYGGKRLGPTYVEPTVIEFQDKEALRRSVLYQREIFAPVALLTSFKDVDEAIELANGRRYGLDAAVFGENIVKIRKLIRFLEVGAIYINDMPRHGVGYYPFGGRKDSGIGREGIGYSIEYVTAYKTIVYNYRGRGVWRYIL from the coding sequence TTGCATCCATTTAAGCCTTTGTCAAATGTGTTTGAAGATGTGTTTAGTGAGAGAAATGGCATGGTCTATTTCAAGACTTACTTAGCTGGTGAATGGGTTGATAGTGGAGAGTATCTAGATGTTAGAACACCTATAGACTTGTCCGTTATTGCAAAGGTTTCTAGGCTTAGCTGGTCTTTAGTTGACAAGACCCTGTCCAAAGTGTATGGAAGTGGAAGATGGTCTGCTAGAGACTTGCCTGGGTGGAGGCGTTTAGAGATTTTGGAGAAGGCTGCCCAGAAGATTGAGGAACTTAAGGAGGATTTTATACAAGCTCTTATTCTAAATGCTGGTAAAACTCGTTCCCAGGCCCAGGGAGAGGTTACAGCTAGCATAGATAGGTTGAGGGCTGCTGACTTAGATGCTAGAAAAGTTTTTGGAGAGTACATGCCTGGTGACTGGGATCAGACAACAGTTGAAACAGAGGCTATTGTTAGAAGAGAGCCTGTTGGCGTGGTTCTGGCAATAATACCATTTAACTACCCACTTTTCGATACTGTATCAAAAATTGTTTATAGTTTTATAGCTGGTAATGCAGTTGTTGTTAAACCTCCCTCAGCTGATCCACTACCTGTTTTGCTTCTTGCAAAAGTTTTGGAGATTAGTGGTTTTCCAAAAGATGCTTTTGCAGTAATAACAATTCCTGGTAGTGAAAGCGATAAACTTGTTGCTGATAACAGAATTGGTGTAATAAGCTTTACTGGAAGTAGCGAAACAGGTAGGAAGGTGATTGAAAAAGCAGGAATTAAACAATTCGTGATGGAGCTTGGGGGTGGAGATCCAGCAATAGTTCTATCCGATGCTGATTTAGAGCTTGCCGCAGAAAGAGTTGCTGCTGGAATATATAGCTATGCTGGACAAAGATGCGATGCAGTTAAACTCATTCTTGTGGAGGAGCCTATATATCAAAAGTTTAAGGAAATACTGGTTAAGGAACTTTCAAAAGTTAAGGTCGGAGACCCAAGAGAACAATCAACAACAATGGGTCCGTTAATAGATTCAAAAACTGTTGACGAAATGATAAACGCAATAGAAGATGCTGTAAAACTTGGTGGAAGCATAGTCTATGGAGGAAAGAGATTAGGACCAACATATGTAGAGCCTACAGTAATAGAATTCCAAGACAAGGAAGCACTTAGAAGATCAGTTCTTTACCAAAGAGAAATATTTGCACCAGTAGCGCTACTAACAAGTTTCAAAGATGTAGATGAAGCTATTGAGTTGGCAAATGGGAGAAGATATGGTCTTGACGCAGCTGTGTTTGGTGAAAACATTGTTAAGATAAGAAAGCTTATTAGATTTTTAGAGGTTGGAGCAATTTACATAAACGATATGCCAAGACATGGCGTTGGCTACTATCCATTTGGTGGAAGAAAAGATTCTGGAATTGGTAGAGAGGGAATTGGATACTCAATAGAATATGTAACAGCATATAAGACGATTGTGTACAACTACAGGGGAAGAGGAGTCTGGAGATACATTCTATAA
- a CDS encoding cation-translocating P-type ATPase: MDGNSIYWHSLTVQEALERLGTDSVAGLDESEVLRRINIYGRNEIKAKVKTPLEMFANQFKSILIIILLIATLISAFLGEFFDALTIAIIVFMMAIFGFVQEYRSEKTIQALKKLAVPRARVIRGGREVEIPSTDLVPGDIVLLREGDRVPADIRLIESNDLEVDESPLTGESTPVEKDANVVLDPSTPVSDRVNMVFMGTYIVRGSAKGVVVATGSSTELGRIAKSVAETKEEKTPLEIELDDFGKKIGLIIIGIAAIVFATSLLEGWANVLESFMIAVALAVAAIPEGLPAIATAVLAIGAHRMAKKNALVRKLAAIEALGSVDVICTDKTGTITKGEMTVKVVRTFNGFCNVEGSGYEPKGRISCSGVNIENLLEMLAAHTFSDVKLVNEKGVWSVKGSPTEGALLVLAYKGLGEEGVGKAVNKLQLVKTYPFDRFRKRKSTVHIFNGKYIVVVSGAPEILVELSNTIQVGDGVKPFDNDSKKKVLGYVEELASQGYRTLGVAFKVVEAFSEEDSVENVERDLTFYAVLGIIDPPREGVAEAVQIAKRAGIKTIIVTGDHKLTAMAIAKMIGLDVDNSIALEGRDLDRMSDDELAKIIDKVTVFARVTPEHKARIVKVLKKKSYRVAMTGDGVNDAPALKEAHIGIAMGIRGTDVAKEAAQLVLLDDNYSTIVEAVKEGRVIYENLKKPINYLLTANMGEVATVFGSQLLLMPPPLEPVHLLWINVVTDALPAAALGLEPPEPGIVERPPRSAKERFVTRRKLVYYIVMGSLLGAATLLIFNMFRETSLQLARTAAFTAIALSEFGRAISSRSENQNFWKLPRNKWLLPALLASMAMQLIAIYTPLNKYFHVVPLDWWIWPAIFIAPATILIVDEVRKVLGIKIS; the protein is encoded by the coding sequence ATGGATGGCAATAGCATTTACTGGCACTCGCTCACAGTTCAAGAGGCTTTAGAGAGGCTTGGAACAGATAGTGTTGCTGGTCTTGACGAGTCTGAGGTTTTGAGAAGGATTAACATATATGGAAGGAATGAGATTAAGGCAAAGGTTAAAACACCACTTGAGATGTTTGCTAATCAGTTTAAAAGCATTCTCATAATAATTTTGCTTATTGCAACGCTTATCTCTGCTTTTCTTGGAGAATTCTTCGATGCATTGACAATAGCCATAATAGTTTTTATGATGGCTATATTTGGCTTTGTTCAGGAGTATAGATCTGAAAAAACTATTCAAGCTTTGAAAAAACTTGCTGTTCCTCGTGCCAGGGTTATTAGAGGTGGTAGAGAGGTTGAGATTCCCTCTACAGATCTTGTTCCTGGCGATATTGTTTTGCTTAGAGAAGGAGATAGAGTACCGGCTGACATAAGACTTATAGAATCCAATGATTTAGAAGTTGATGAATCTCCGTTGACAGGAGAGTCAACACCTGTTGAAAAAGATGCTAATGTTGTTCTCGATCCATCTACACCAGTAAGTGATAGAGTAAACATGGTTTTTATGGGAACATACATTGTTAGGGGTAGTGCAAAAGGTGTTGTTGTTGCAACAGGTTCTTCAACAGAGCTTGGAAGAATTGCTAAAAGTGTTGCAGAAACCAAGGAGGAGAAAACACCTCTTGAAATAGAACTAGACGATTTTGGCAAGAAAATAGGGCTTATAATCATAGGTATTGCAGCAATTGTTTTTGCAACTTCTCTTCTGGAGGGATGGGCCAATGTCTTAGAATCATTTATGATTGCTGTTGCACTTGCTGTTGCTGCTATACCAGAGGGTCTTCCAGCAATAGCAACAGCTGTTCTTGCTATAGGTGCTCATAGAATGGCTAAGAAAAATGCCTTGGTTAGAAAACTAGCTGCTATTGAGGCTCTTGGATCTGTTGATGTTATTTGCACAGATAAGACAGGCACCATAACCAAGGGGGAGATGACTGTAAAGGTTGTAAGAACATTCAATGGTTTTTGCAATGTTGAAGGCTCTGGATATGAACCAAAGGGAAGAATAAGTTGTAGTGGTGTCAATATTGAAAACCTTTTAGAGATGCTTGCTGCACATACATTTAGTGATGTTAAGCTTGTTAATGAGAAAGGTGTTTGGAGCGTTAAAGGCTCTCCAACAGAAGGAGCTTTGCTTGTTCTAGCATATAAGGGTTTGGGTGAGGAAGGTGTTGGAAAAGCTGTTAACAAGCTACAGCTTGTTAAAACATATCCTTTTGACAGATTCAGAAAGAGAAAATCCACAGTACATATATTTAATGGTAAATACATTGTTGTTGTTTCAGGTGCTCCAGAGATTTTAGTGGAGCTTTCAAATACTATTCAAGTTGGTGATGGAGTCAAGCCATTTGATAACGACTCGAAGAAGAAGGTTCTTGGATATGTCGAGGAGCTGGCTTCGCAAGGCTATAGAACACTTGGTGTAGCATTCAAAGTTGTTGAAGCATTTTCTGAAGAAGATTCTGTAGAAAATGTGGAGAGGGATCTAACATTCTATGCGGTTTTAGGTATTATAGATCCTCCAAGGGAAGGTGTTGCAGAAGCTGTTCAAATTGCTAAAAGAGCTGGAATCAAAACTATTATTGTCACAGGAGATCACAAGCTAACTGCTATGGCAATAGCTAAGATGATTGGTCTCGATGTTGACAATTCTATTGCTCTTGAGGGCAGGGATTTGGATAGAATGAGTGATGATGAACTTGCTAAGATAATAGACAAGGTCACAGTTTTTGCTCGTGTTACTCCTGAGCATAAAGCAAGAATTGTGAAAGTCCTTAAGAAAAAGAGTTACAGAGTTGCTATGACAGGTGATGGTGTAAATGATGCACCAGCATTGAAAGAAGCTCACATAGGTATTGCAATGGGTATTAGAGGAACTGATGTGGCTAAAGAAGCTGCACAGCTTGTTCTACTCGATGATAATTACTCAACTATTGTTGAAGCTGTTAAAGAGGGTAGGGTGATATACGAGAATTTGAAGAAACCTATAAACTATCTCTTAACAGCAAACATGGGTGAAGTTGCAACAGTTTTTGGTTCTCAACTTCTATTAATGCCACCACCTCTGGAACCAGTACATCTTTTGTGGATAAATGTTGTAACAGATGCATTGCCAGCAGCAGCTCTTGGTCTTGAGCCTCCAGAGCCAGGTATAGTGGAAAGACCTCCAAGATCAGCAAAGGAAAGGTTTGTGACTAGAAGAAAGCTTGTTTACTACATAGTCATGGGGTCTCTACTAGGTGCTGCAACTTTGCTAATATTCAACATGTTTAGAGAAACCTCATTGCAGCTTGCAAGAACAGCAGCATTTACAGCAATTGCTTTATCGGAATTTGGAAGAGCAATTTCATCTAGAAGTGAAAATCAAAACTTTTGGAAGCTTCCAAGAAACAAGTGGCTTTTGCCGGCTCTTCTAGCATCAATGGCCATGCAGCTAATAGCTATATACACACCATTGAACAAATACTTCCATGTTGTACCATTGGATTGGTGGATATGGCCAGCAATATTTATTGCACCAGCAACTATCTTAATTGTTGATGAAGTGAGAAAGGTTTTGGGAATAAAAATTAGTTGA
- a CDS encoding chromate transporter yields MADLATLFSLFITFLKIGAVMFGGGQAMIPILRYEVVVRNNWLSEEEFLDLVAIAESTPGPVAVNAATYIGYKIGGVLGSAIATIAVVTPAFAVILSIAIALQKFYENYIVRSILNGIRGAVIGLFTAALITVVKGVYKGLQPVSATMTTLIAITVLISIVMFDVDPILLIIASAIAGLILGLLGVWRI; encoded by the coding sequence GTGGCAGATCTTGCAACGCTTTTCTCATTATTTATAACATTTCTGAAGATTGGTGCTGTTATGTTTGGTGGCGGCCAGGCAATGATTCCGATTCTCAGATACGAAGTTGTTGTTCGCAATAATTGGCTTTCTGAGGAAGAGTTTCTTGATCTTGTTGCAATAGCAGAGTCTACCCCTGGACCTGTAGCAGTTAATGCTGCTACCTATATAGGTTATAAAATAGGTGGGGTGCTAGGATCTGCTATAGCAACAATAGCTGTTGTAACACCAGCTTTTGCTGTTATACTATCTATTGCCATAGCTCTTCAAAAATTCTATGAGAATTACATTGTTAGAAGTATTTTGAATGGTATTAGAGGTGCTGTAATAGGTCTTTTCACAGCTGCTTTAATAACTGTTGTGAAAGGTGTTTATAAAGGTCTTCAACCTGTTTCAGCAACAATGACAACTCTTATCGCTATAACTGTTCTAATATCTATTGTTATGTTCGATGTTGATCCAATACTATTAATTATTGCATCAGCAATTGCTGGATTGATTCTAGGGCTTCTAGGTGTTTGGAGGATTTAG
- a CDS encoding DUF1854 domain-containing protein, with translation MSSIETDLDMDLRFSSLVVKVDGKSISVWHKDKLLLNIDSVSKLDVVCGISVCRLVAVTSNGDRIDVAYFTRRKEEAFRRFADAFNRGSEYGFEEKKPRAPSIGTIKWLWNILSKYKKALVIGVSSSLLLTFIGLLPPYLMKILIDSVLLSSSPSISLFVMIILVLVASHIIIALTTIYRGLVLSRLGYKVTVDLSETLYRHVMNLDLPQIEAIGVGRLTSRIINDVNSLNWLLVWAIPAIISNSFSIVATSSVMFYLNTKLALFILVPTPVIILLILRYRKRSRFLWHANWRRSSELYSKIYETIPNYLIVKSFVKEDYEVQTFRFLLDRVYESNVAIAKLNNWTWPLLGFVLNIATVGIWWYGGLQVLSRRMELGTITAFISYASQFYGIVNNLSNLIPAMQQSLVSAERIRELLSLTPKLKTGKNLCINDIDTIIFENVSFGYDPRTPVIKNFNLVVRKGEKIAIVGKSGSGKTTIAKLLLRYYDADEGRIIVNDYDIKDLNPKCLRSKVAYVPQEVVLFDATIGQNVAYGSGSYNPIEIIKACKIAMIHDEIVKMPFAYDTPLGERGSQVSGGQRQRLAIARAVLLNPSLYLFDEATSNLDVINEREVFMTIMNVAKNKTTIFITHNIFEVMLADKVIVLENGIIVEEGDPLSLLLNKKSKLYNMFKEQLISDDVREILTVIDIAKKELDKKSLELNIAKAEEVKITPSRTSQAKVNVVYRGKSYADVTPKLLFPITARYIVGLYTDNQSEVLIIDDYRKLDEESKKVLEKAISLNNKVFKIKSIRKVDFKGDYLQWELETDSGLTTIETYGRRSIMIFKDKVVMKDRYDNLFEALISDLDNRSIKIIEEML, from the coding sequence ATGAGCTCTATTGAAACAGATCTTGATATGGATTTAAGGTTTTCTAGCTTAGTTGTGAAGGTTGATGGAAAGTCCATATCTGTTTGGCATAAAGATAAGCTTCTGTTGAATATTGATAGTGTTAGCAAACTTGATGTTGTTTGTGGAATTAGTGTATGCAGGCTTGTTGCTGTTACTAGCAATGGTGATAGAATTGATGTTGCCTATTTTACAAGAAGAAAGGAAGAGGCTTTTAGAAGATTTGCAGATGCATTTAATAGAGGATCTGAGTATGGTTTTGAGGAGAAAAAGCCTAGAGCACCATCAATAGGAACTATTAAGTGGCTTTGGAATATTCTAAGCAAATACAAAAAGGCTTTAGTAATTGGCGTATCGTCATCGCTATTACTAACATTTATAGGTCTTTTACCACCATATCTAATGAAAATACTTATAGATAGTGTGTTGTTATCATCATCACCTTCAATAAGCTTATTTGTGATGATAATACTAGTACTTGTTGCATCACACATTATAATAGCATTAACAACAATATATAGAGGACTTGTTCTAAGCAGGCTTGGATACAAGGTTACAGTAGATCTTTCGGAAACTCTATATCGACATGTGATGAACTTGGATCTTCCACAAATAGAAGCTATTGGTGTTGGCAGACTCACCTCAAGAATAATTAACGATGTTAATAGCCTTAACTGGCTTCTTGTATGGGCTATTCCAGCTATAATATCAAATAGTTTTAGCATTGTTGCAACTAGTAGTGTAATGTTTTATTTAAACACAAAGCTTGCATTATTCATACTTGTTCCAACACCAGTCATAATATTGCTTATTCTCCGCTATAGAAAAAGATCTAGGTTTTTGTGGCATGCTAATTGGCGTAGAAGTTCAGAGCTCTATTCCAAAATCTATGAAACAATTCCTAATTATCTTATTGTTAAATCATTTGTGAAAGAGGATTATGAAGTTCAAACATTTAGATTTCTTTTAGATAGGGTTTATGAAAGTAATGTGGCAATTGCAAAACTAAATAATTGGACATGGCCTTTGCTAGGCTTTGTTCTAAATATTGCTACTGTTGGTATATGGTGGTATGGTGGTTTGCAGGTATTAAGTAGAAGAATGGAGCTTGGAACAATAACAGCATTTATATCATATGCATCGCAATTCTATGGCATTGTAAATAACCTAAGCAATCTTATTCCTGCTATGCAACAATCCCTAGTCTCAGCCGAGAGAATAAGGGAGTTGCTATCACTAACACCAAAGCTAAAAACTGGGAAGAATCTGTGCATAAATGATATAGATACCATAATTTTTGAAAATGTGTCATTTGGATATGATCCACGAACACCAGTAATAAAGAACTTTAACCTTGTTGTTAGAAAAGGCGAGAAAATAGCAATTGTTGGAAAAAGCGGATCTGGAAAAACAACAATTGCAAAACTATTGCTAAGATACTATGATGCCGACGAGGGTAGAATAATAGTTAATGACTATGACATAAAAGACTTGAATCCTAAATGCTTAAGAAGTAAAGTAGCCTATGTTCCACAAGAAGTTGTTTTATTTGATGCAACAATAGGTCAAAACGTTGCCTATGGCTCAGGTAGTTACAACCCAATTGAAATTATTAAAGCCTGTAAAATAGCTATGATACATGATGAAATAGTTAAAATGCCATTTGCTTATGACACTCCACTTGGTGAAAGAGGATCTCAAGTTTCTGGTGGACAGAGACAAAGACTTGCAATTGCTAGAGCAGTGTTGCTAAATCCAAGCCTATATCTATTTGATGAAGCTACATCAAATCTTGATGTAATAAATGAGAGAGAAGTTTTTATGACTATAATGAATGTTGCCAAAAACAAAACAACTATATTTATAACCCATAACATTTTCGAGGTTATGCTAGCTGATAAAGTAATTGTTTTAGAGAATGGGATTATTGTTGAAGAAGGGGATCCTCTAAGCCTTTTGCTAAACAAGAAATCAAAACTGTATAACATGTTTAAAGAGCAGTTGATTAGCGATGATGTAAGAGAGATTTTAACTGTTATTGACATAGCTAAAAAGGAGCTGGATAAGAAATCACTAGAACTGAACATAGCAAAAGCAGAAGAGGTTAAGATAACTCCTTCAAGAACATCGCAAGCCAAAGTAAACGTGGTTTATAGAGGTAAGAGCTACGCTGACGTTACACCAAAGCTTCTCTTTCCCATAACAGCTAGATATATTGTTGGTCTTTACACAGATAATCAAAGCGAGGTTTTGATAATCGATGACTATAGAAAACTAGATGAGGAATCTAAAAAAGTATTAGAAAAGGCAATATCACTTAACAACAAGGTGTTTAAGATAAAAAGCATTAGAAAAGTCGATTTCAAAGGCGACTATCTTCAATGGGAGTTGGAAACAGACAGTGGTTTAACAACTATCGAGACTTATGGTAGAAGAAGCATAATGATATTTAAAGACAAGGTTGTTATGAAAGATAGATACGACAACTTATTTGAGGCTTTGATTAGCGATTTAGATAATAGAAGCATTAAAATAATTGAGGAAATGCTTTAA
- a CDS encoding ATP-binding cassette domain-containing protein, protein MKKPEALEVRNLFVKSSTKIILKNISFSLSEGEKLLVVGRSGSGKTTLLRSIVGIARELYNLHVQGAVTVYGEHINDAYKASKYLYYVSQEPWYSISSPYPIMDIMFKNSGVSIDVVEEIARRIGVYNKLFDSAMNLSAGEAQRIALLEALVSNAKIVLIDEITSYLDKESVKNVIDAIKVASECGVTVIVVDHDVFTWRGIIDKVLYIENGVGTLFEDPIQTPVYEDFKKLKEMLRNIDKTGIGENKIFEVNNLWFKYPDSPEYILKNISFTVFSGELVWLRGSSGKGKSTLLKILAGVLKPSKGIVKKYAKGIQLVPENPLHYISNPTAGDEIQWNVEIARIAGLENVLNTPIAFLSSGERRRLAIASAFIKQPKALLIDEPTVGLDPWNAIAILKLLTMLRERGSAIVVASHGAEIEHVATKIIGVCS, encoded by the coding sequence TTGAAAAAGCCAGAGGCTCTAGAGGTTAGAAACCTTTTTGTTAAATCATCTACAAAAATAATTTTAAAAAACATAAGTTTTTCTCTTAGTGAAGGCGAAAAGCTTTTAGTTGTTGGAAGATCGGGCTCTGGAAAAACAACCCTGTTGAGAAGTATAGTGGGTATTGCTAGAGAGTTATATAATTTACATGTGCAAGGAGCTGTAACAGTCTATGGTGAACATATTAATGATGCTTATAAAGCATCAAAATACCTTTATTATGTTTCTCAAGAACCGTGGTATTCAATATCATCTCCTTATCCAATAATGGATATAATGTTTAAGAATAGTGGTGTTAGTATTGATGTTGTAGAGGAGATTGCTAGAAGAATTGGGGTTTACAACAAGTTGTTTGATTCTGCAATGAATCTTAGTGCTGGAGAAGCACAGAGAATAGCTCTTCTAGAAGCGCTGGTGTCCAATGCGAAGATTGTGTTAATAGATGAAATAACGTCTTATCTTGATAAAGAATCTGTGAAGAATGTTATTGACGCTATTAAAGTTGCTTCAGAATGTGGTGTCACAGTTATTGTTGTTGATCACGATGTTTTTACGTGGCGTGGCATAATAGACAAGGTTCTTTACATCGAGAATGGAGTTGGAACATTATTTGAAGACCCTATTCAAACACCTGTATACGAGGACTTTAAAAAACTTAAAGAAATGCTAAGGAACATTGATAAAACAGGTATTGGGGAAAACAAGATATTTGAGGTTAATAATTTGTGGTTTAAATATCCTGACTCACCAGAGTACATATTGAAAAACATTTCATTTACTGTCTTCTCAGGAGAACTTGTTTGGCTTAGAGGCTCTTCTGGAAAGGGCAAGTCAACACTATTAAAAATTTTGGCAGGAGTTCTAAAGCCTAGTAAAGGCATTGTCAAGAAGTATGCTAAAGGCATTCAGCTTGTGCCAGAAAACCCCTTACATTACATATCAAATCCTACAGCTGGTGATGAAATTCAGTGGAATGTTGAAATAGCTAGAATTGCCGGCTTGGAAAATGTTTTGAATACTCCAATAGCTTTTCTGAGTAGTGGTGAGAGAAGAAGATTAGCAATAGCCTCAGCATTTATTAAACAACCCAAGGCCCTGTTAATTGATGAGCCAACAGTTGGTTTAGATCCTTGGAATGCAATAGCCATTTTAAAGCTTTTAACAATGCTTCGAGAACGTGGCTCAGCAATTGTTGTTGCTAGTCACGGTGCTGAAATAGAACATGTTGCAACTAAGATTATAGGTGTGTGTTCATGA
- a CDS encoding ECF transporter S component, with the protein MTSTKLENVVRVVVYTIITFIATVLLTVETPATGGYFNLGEAAIYTIAFMAQPLIVAIASGLGPALADMVLGYWYFAPATFVIKFSEGFVVAKLIKWLRLKPQSKGVVNIIRIVAVVLAAVLTYVVVALSFGVGVVAIEFSWTPTTVFGISMPIPNLKVFLPPIAWVIIAVLFIVIALTSIFVWGKPYVVSMAVGGLIMVTGYFLYEYFVSNPVILHRESIAAIFEIPVNIGQFVAGIVLAYPLVQFIEKARGSRG; encoded by the coding sequence ATGACCAGCACAAAGCTGGAAAACGTTGTTAGAGTTGTTGTTTACACAATTATAACTTTTATTGCAACAGTGCTTTTAACAGTTGAAACACCAGCAACTGGTGGATACTTTAACCTAGGTGAGGCAGCGATATACACAATAGCTTTCATGGCTCAACCACTCATAGTTGCAATAGCATCTGGCTTAGGACCAGCTTTAGCTGATATGGTTTTGGGTTACTGGTATTTCGCGCCAGCAACATTTGTTATAAAGTTTTCAGAAGGATTTGTTGTGGCAAAGCTTATTAAGTGGCTTCGCTTAAAACCACAAAGCAAAGGTGTTGTTAACATTATTAGAATTGTTGCTGTGGTTTTAGCAGCTGTTTTAACATATGTTGTTGTGGCTTTGTCTTTTGGTGTGGGAGTTGTTGCTATTGAGTTTTCATGGACGCCAACAACAGTTTTTGGAATTTCCATGCCAATACCAAATCTCAAAGTGTTTTTACCGCCAATAGCGTGGGTTATTATAGCAGTTCTATTCATTGTTATCGCATTGACATCTATTTTTGTGTGGGGCAAGCCATATGTTGTTTCCATGGCTGTTGGTGGACTGATAATGGTTACAGGGTATTTTCTTTATGAATATTTTGTTTCAAATCCAGTTATACTCCATAGAGAATCCATAGCCGCAATATTTGAAATACCTGTAAATATAGGGCAGTTTGTAGCTGGCATAGTCTTGGCATATCCACTGGTGCAATTCATTGAAAAAGCCAGAGGCTCTAGAGGTTAG
- a CDS encoding ParA family protein: MPRVVAIANYKGGVGKTTLASVIAATLSERFGRRVLIVDADPQANITEVFIPPTSFEKLLGFSKTHQKVFSIEWIAGSGEPVIYRVSDNLAVIPSKPEYIGLAKYVIVPAERIYSLRNDVDQKLSEFEYVILDLPPQMYGLIGPLIKMADALISPVTKTSFALTALYYLIRDIRGTPPNDKPPFIGAVLTRFRTIEKINIDIYRRRTKRIVEEAYSSYGMKWELEGKIPSPVFENVFFAHPKLADIRALPFDPSENVRLLRVLRGRVKYAPSIISFVEPLVKEVEHRVSKALE, from the coding sequence GTGCCAAGGGTTGTTGCTATTGCAAACTATAAGGGGGGTGTTGGAAAAACAACTTTAGCAAGTGTTATAGCCGCAACATTATCTGAAAGATTTGGAAGACGTGTTTTGATTGTTGATGCTGATCCACAGGCTAACATCACAGAGGTTTTTATCCCTCCCACAAGTTTTGAAAAGCTTCTTGGTTTTTCGAAAACTCATCAGAAGGTTTTTTCTATTGAGTGGATAGCTGGTTCTGGAGAACCTGTCATTTACAGAGTTAGTGATAACTTAGCAGTTATTCCTTCAAAGCCTGAGTATATCGGCTTAGCCAAATATGTTATAGTTCCTGCTGAGAGAATATATAGTCTCAGAAATGATGTTGATCAAAAGCTTTCAGAATTTGAATATGTAATCCTAGATCTTCCACCACAAATGTATGGATTGATAGGGCCTTTAATAAAAATGGCTGATGCACTAATATCACCTGTAACCAAAACAAGTTTTGCTTTAACAGCTCTCTACTATCTAATTAGAGATATTAGGGGTACCCCCCCAAATGATAAACCACCATTTATTGGAGCTGTTTTGACTAGGTTTAGAACTATTGAGAAAATCAATATAGATATTTATAGAAGAAGAACAAAAAGGATTGTAGAAGAGGCCTACTCATCATATGGTATGAAGTGGGAGCTCGAGGGAAAAATACCTTCCCCAGTTTTTGAAAATGTGTTTTTTGCACATCCAAAGTTAGCAGATATAAGAGCTTTGCCTTTTGATCCTAGCGAAAATGTTAGGCTTTTAAGAGTTTTGAGAGGAAGAGTCAAATATGCTCCTAGCATAATATCTTTTGTAGAGCCCTTGGTTAAAGAAGTTGAGCATAGGGTTAGCAAAGCATTGGAGTAG
- a CDS encoding nitroreductase family protein: MNSETLIKFLLSRRSVRRFKQESIPIDLVKKILDVARYAPSAWNKQPWIFIVVTDSVVKNKLAKIHKWAYPLEEAPICIVVACNKNESPDSFHIDCANAAMYIILAAHAHGLGTVWIHTLRNVEDIQRILNLPSSYIPIAMIAMGYPAEIPYPRPRKELRDIAYLNSFGNPLP; encoded by the coding sequence GTGAATAGTGAGACACTTATAAAATTTTTGCTTAGTAGAAGAAGCGTTAGAAGGTTTAAGCAAGAGTCTATTCCAATTGATCTTGTGAAGAAAATTCTAGATGTTGCTCGATATGCTCCAAGCGCTTGGAATAAACAGCCCTGGATATTCATTGTTGTTACAGACTCTGTTGTTAAAAACAAGCTTGCAAAAATTCATAAATGGGCATATCCATTGGAGGAAGCTCCAATATGTATTGTGGTGGCATGTAACAAGAATGAATCACCTGACTCATTCCATATTGATTGCGCAAATGCTGCAATGTACATAATTCTAGCTGCTCATGCGCATGGGCTTGGCACTGTATGGATACACACACTTAGGAATGTGGAAGATATTCAAAGAATTCTCAACTTGCCAAGTAGCTACATACCAATTGCTATGATTGCAATGGGATATCCTGCTGAGATTCCTTATCCAAGGCCTAGAAAAGAGCTTAGGGATATAGCATATCTAAACTCTTTTGGTAATCCATTGCCATAG